A window of the Lactuca sativa cultivar Salinas chromosome 7, Lsat_Salinas_v11, whole genome shotgun sequence genome harbors these coding sequences:
- the LOC111880796 gene encoding F-box/LRR-repeat protein 25 produces the protein MVKEGETQRKIPSKRRKFQKIGDESEDDRISMLPDCVLVEILSRLPYTKDAIRTGTLSKRWEHLWTLLPILVFKHDQNNLPWSDFVLTVDKTLTQCCPWKLKKFVVNTSTYSGFESQVNNWIRYAIRCNVEELDLTLGGVSIEAEFMVDQVFFISSCFTHLTLEGCILNPTGAISWKNLRSLCISNGKLDEDLIENILYGSPLLETLELEWCYGYKRLNITSKSVKKLVVSEYYDPKYFYDDLHDTLEINAPNILSLTIKGDMLLEKLSWPNVFSLVKADLDYRKMRHLCRTSKGRKLKRFILNHLYLKELKIGSFCSKVVPHLEAKGFVVPSNITPPGVTYNWSSESESESESERESEDDSE, from the exons ATGGTGAAAGAAGGAGAAACTCAACGTAAAATTCCCTCAAAACGGAGAAAGTTTCAGAAAATCGGAGATGAATCGGAAGATGATCGAATCAGCATGTTGCCAGATTGCGTGCTTGTTGAAATCCTGTCTCGTTTACCCTACACAAAAGACGCGATTAGAACAGGTACACTCTCTAAACGATGGGAACATCTTTGGACTTTGCTTCCTATTCTAGTTTTTAAACATGATCAGAATAATCTCCCATGGTCCGATTTCGTTTTGACGGTTGACAAAACCCTAACTCAATGTTGCCCATGGAAGCTCAAGAAATTCGTAGTGAATACCAGTACTTATAGCGGATTCGAATCACAAGTCAACAACTGGATTCGTTATGCTATAAGATGTAACGTTGAAGAGCTTGATTTAACATTAGGTGGTGTGTCAATAGAAGCTGAATTTATGGTAGATCAAGTTTTTTTCATAAGTTCATGTTTTACACATCTGACATTAGAAGGGTGCATACTGAATCCAACTGGGGCGATTAGTTGGAAAAATCTTAGGAGTTTGTGTATTTCCAATGGGAAATTAGATGAAGATttgattgaaaacatattatatgGTAGTCCTCTATTGGAAACTTTGGAATTGGAATGGTGCTATGGCTATAAGCGCCTCAATATTACTTCAAAAAGCGTAAAGAAGTTGGTGGTATCTGAATACTATGATCCTAAATACTTTTATGATGATCTTCATGATACTCTTGAAATCAATGCTCCGAATATTTTATCACTAACAATCAAAGGTGATATGTTATTGGAGAAGCTTTCTTGGCCAAATGTGTTTTCTTTAGTCAAAGCTGACTTAGATTATAGAAAGATGCGGCATTTGTGTAGAACATCtaaaggaaggaagcttaaaagattTATTCTAAACCACCTCTATCTCAAGGAGCTTAAAATTGGAAGTTTCTGTTCTAAG GTTGTGCCTCATTTGGAAGCTAAAGGTTTTGTTGTTCCATCAAATATCACACCTCCGGGTGTTACTTATAATTGGTCTAGTGAGAGTGAGAGTGAGAGTGAaagtgagagagagagtgagGATGATTCAGAGTGA